In Prunus dulcis chromosome 1, ALMONDv2, whole genome shotgun sequence, the following are encoded in one genomic region:
- the LOC117616721 gene encoding glutathione reductase, cytosolic, producing MSRKMLIDGEVSQPNEGEVHYDFDLFVIGAGSGGVRASRFSANFGAKVGICELPFHPISSEVVGGVGGTCVIRGCVPKKILVYGASFGGEIEDARNYGWEVNEKVDFNWKKLLHKKTEEIIRLNGIYKRLLSNAGVKLFEGEGKIVGPNEVEVTQLDGTKLSYSAKHILIATGSRAQRPAIPGQELGISSDEALSLEELPKRVVVLGGGYIAVEFASIWRGMGVSVDLFFRKELPLRGFDDEMRAAVARNLEGRGIDLHPQTNLTELIKTEDGIKVSTDHGEELIADVVLFATGRAPNTKRLNLEAIGVELDKTGAVKVDEYSRTNIPSIWAVGDVTNRANLTPVALMEGTCFAKTVFGDQPSKPDHRDIPCAVFCIPPLSVVGLSEEQAIEQAKGDILVFTSTFTPMKNTVSGRQEKTIMKLLVDAETDKVIGASMCGPDSPEIVQGIAIALKCGATKAQFDSTVGIHPSAAEEFVTMRSVTRRIAAGSKPKTNL from the exons ATGTCGAGGAAGATGCTTATTGATGGTGAGGTGAGCCAGCCTAATGAAGGAGAGGTCCACTATGACTTCGACTTGTTCGTTATTGGGGCTGGAAGCGGCGGTGTCCGTGCCTCCAGATTTTCCGCTAATTTTGGAGCTAAG GTTGGGATATGTGAGCTTCCATTTCATCCTATCAGCTCAGAAGTAGTTGGAGGAGTTGGTGGAAC ATGTGTCATTCGTGGTTGTGTTCCCAAAAAGATCTTGGTGTATGGAGCATCTTTTGGTGGTGAAATCGAG GATGCCAGGAATTATGGGTGGGAAGTGAATGAGAAAGTTGATTTCAACTGGAAGAAACTTTTGCATAAGAAG ACAGAGGAAATAATTCGATTAAATGGAATATACAAGCGTTTATTGTCGAATGCTGGGGTTAAATTGTTTGAAGGAGAGGGGAAGATAGTTGGTCCCAACGAAGTTGAGGTGACACAGCTAGATGGCACTAAATTGAGCTATTCAGCCAAGCACATATTGATTGCAACTGGCAGTCGGGCTCAACGACCTGCTATTCCTGGGCAG GAATTGGGTATATCATCTGATGAAGCATTGAGTTTGGAGGAGTTACCTAAACGTGTTGTGGTGCTTGGCGGAGG GTACATTGCTGTTGAGTTTGCTTCAATATGGCGTGGGATGGGTGTTTCAGTGGATCTATTCTTCAGAAAGGAACTTCCATTGAG AGGTTTTGATGATGAAATGAGGGCAGCGGTTGCACGGAATCTGGAAGGAAGGGGAATTGATCTACACCCACAGACAAATTTGACAGAG TTGATAAAAACAGAGGATGGCATAAAAGTTAGCACGGATCATGGCGAAGAGCTGATAGCAGATGTTGTACTGTTTGCCACTG GTCGAGCTCCCAATACAAAGAGGTTGAATTTGGAAGCCATAGGTGTGGAACTTGATAAAACAGGAGCTGTGAAG GTAGATGAGTATTCACGTACCAACATACCTAGCATATGGGCTGTCGGTGATGTTACAAACCGAGCAAACCTTACCCCTGTGGCTTTAATGGAGGGAACTTGCTTCGCA AAAACTGTTTTTGGTGACCAACCTAGCAAACCGGATCACCGCGATATACCCTGTGCAGTGTTTTG CATTCCACCTCTTTCTGTTGTGGGCCTTAGTGAAGAACAGGCAATAGAACAAGCCAAAGGTGATATATTGGTATTCACATCGACCTTCACTCCAATGAAGAACACTGTATCTGG ACGACAAGAAAAGACAATTATGAAGCTTCTTGTTGATGCTGAGACAGATAAAGTTATTGGGGCATCCATGTGTGGGCCAGATTCACCTGAGATTGTGCAG